In Aureibaculum algae, the following are encoded in one genomic region:
- a CDS encoding SIR2 family NAD-dependent protein deacylase, with translation MKKLVVLTGAGMSAESGINTFRDADGLWEGHDVMQVASPEGFRKNPELVLNFYNERRRQLLCVKPNAAHLALADLEKKYDVTVITQNVDDLHERSGSTDIIHLHGELLKARCIDNDNEFYNCNEDIHLGDLSPNGKQLRPHIVWFGEAVPLLEKAAEITATADVLVIIGTSMQVYPAASLINYVKPGIPIYFIDPNPSIHKSNFNNLEIIAEKATVGVSQLIENYL, from the coding sequence ATGAAAAAACTAGTTGTATTAACAGGAGCCGGAATGAGTGCCGAGAGTGGTATCAATACATTCAGAGATGCTGATGGATTATGGGAAGGACATGATGTAATGCAAGTGGCCTCTCCAGAAGGTTTTAGAAAAAACCCAGAATTGGTACTCAATTTTTACAATGAACGTCGTCGTCAATTACTATGTGTAAAACCAAATGCTGCCCATCTAGCGTTAGCTGATCTCGAAAAAAAATATGACGTTACGGTAATCACTCAAAATGTAGATGATTTACACGAACGTTCAGGCAGTACTGATATTATCCACCTACATGGAGAATTATTAAAAGCAAGATGTATAGATAATGACAATGAATTTTACAATTGCAATGAAGACATTCATTTAGGCGATTTATCCCCTAACGGTAAACAGCTAAGACCTCATATTGTTTGGTTTGGAGAAGCAGTTCCTTTACTTGAAAAAGCTGCGGAAATTACCGCAACAGCTGATGTTTTAGTAATTATTGGTACGTCTATGCAAGTATATCCAGCGGCAAGTTTAATTAATTATGTAAAACCAGGTATTCCAATTTATTTTATTGATCCAAATCCTTCAATACATAAATCTAATTTTAATAATCTAGAGATTATTGCAGAAAAAGCCACCGTAGGTGTCTCACAGCTGATTGAAAATTATTTATAA
- a CDS encoding adenylosuccinate lyase — translation MKEATFISLLADDSERLKFRSELVEATLKNPQWVEILLTNMEAIDDANSNFSARILELACKDKLGLIVPYLDTYCDLLPKVKQGPVIRACAKICELLTIRYFKNHPLPLKERHFEKIIEAGFDWMISDQKTAVKAYTMQTLYLLGLKYDWIHPELVLNIEKDIPTGTTGYVNRGRKIIKAIETKTKFKI, via the coding sequence ATGAAGGAAGCTACTTTTATATCACTATTAGCTGATGATTCCGAACGTTTAAAATTTCGAAGCGAGCTTGTTGAGGCTACTTTAAAAAACCCACAATGGGTAGAAATTTTATTAACCAATATGGAAGCTATTGATGATGCAAATTCTAATTTTTCAGCTCGTATTTTAGAATTAGCTTGCAAAGATAAGTTGGGACTTATAGTTCCGTATTTAGATACCTATTGTGATTTATTACCAAAAGTAAAACAAGGGCCAGTCATTAGAGCGTGTGCTAAAATTTGTGAATTACTTACGATTCGTTATTTTAAAAACCATCCATTACCACTAAAAGAAAGACATTTTGAAAAAATTATAGAGGCAGGATTTGATTGGATGATTTCCGATCAGAAAACAGCAGTAAAAGCCTATACAATGCAAACGCTGTACTTACTTGGTTTAAAATACGATTGGATTCATCCTGAATTGGTTTTAAATATAGAAAAAGATATTCCCACAGGTACCACGGGTTACGTAAACCGAGGACGGAAAATTATTAAAGCTATTGAGACCAAAACGAAGTTCAAGATTTGA
- a CDS encoding heme-binding domain-containing protein: MVKKIVIGLLLVIVAIQFYRPEKNISIETPDTDFLVVNGTDANLAATIKASCYDCHSNNTAYPWYAEVAPVSWWVANHVNDGKKHFDFSIWDTYSDKKKDHKLEENIEMIEEKEMPLESYLPMHPEAKLSEEQQKELIAYFKEIKSKINYTKVE; this comes from the coding sequence ATGGTTAAAAAAATAGTTATTGGATTGTTATTAGTTATTGTAGCCATTCAATTTTATCGTCCCGAAAAAAACATTTCTATTGAAACGCCTGACACCGATTTTCTGGTTGTCAATGGCACCGACGCCAATTTAGCAGCTACTATTAAGGCCTCTTGTTATGACTGCCATTCAAATAATACGGCTTATCCTTGGTATGCTGAGGTAGCTCCAGTATCGTGGTGGGTTGCCAATCATGTAAATGATGGTAAAAAGCATTTTGATTTTTCAATTTGGGATACGTATTCTGATAAAAAGAAAGATCATAAGCTGGAAGAAAACATAGAGATGATTGAGGAAAAAGAAATGCCTTTAGAGAGTTATTTACCTATGCATCCAGAAGCTAAACTTAGTGAGGAACAACAAAAAGAACTCATTGCTTATTTTAAAGAAATAAAGTCGAAAATTAATTATACTAAAGTTGAATAA
- a CDS encoding DUF6495 family protein, producing MKYRQLTKEQFEALHVEFAQFLASQQVDINEWNAIKKDKPEVAEQELNLFSDVVWDDVLNRTKYLEHFSEKSINLFKVEEKDISRIVVQINKTDFSFFNDKDYQWFIDNTKDGSITFYKGVKKYESDRNSEIFDLIQKGSVIADGKLYEGLFKLIS from the coding sequence ATGAAATACAGACAGTTAACAAAAGAACAATTTGAAGCATTACACGTAGAGTTTGCTCAATTTTTGGCAAGTCAGCAAGTTGATATTAATGAGTGGAATGCAATCAAAAAGGACAAGCCAGAAGTAGCTGAACAAGAATTAAACCTCTTTAGTGATGTGGTTTGGGATGATGTGTTAAATAGAACGAAGTATTTAGAACACTTTTCAGAAAAAAGTATTAACCTATTCAAAGTTGAAGAAAAAGATATTTCTAGAATTGTAGTTCAAATTAATAAAACAGATTTTAGTTTTTTCAATGACAAAGATTACCAATGGTTTATTGACAATACTAAAGACGGATCTATTACCTTTTATAAAGGGGTAAAAAAGTATGAAAGTGATAGAAATAGTGAAATTTTTGATTTAATTCAAAAGGGAAGTGTAATTGCTGACGGAAAGTTATACGAGGGATTGTTTAAATTAATATCTTAG
- a CDS encoding TonB-dependent receptor — MKNYFFTMLLCSVVSLSFGQVTTSDIRGVVIDDQSEPLPGASIIAVHTPTGTKKGGISNLDGRYNLLNLRIGGPYTITISYVGFKTQEITDVYLTLGKTFSLDVKMIPDAQQLNEVVLKGSSRGNVFGSSRTGAETSVGKRELTTLPTISRSAADFTRLEPSSSGNSFGGRNDQFNNFSLDGAIFNNPFGLDAPTPGGQTDAQPISLDAIDQISVSLAPYDVTLSGFTGASVNAVTKSGTNEFHGTVYSFYRDENLTGSKINGEDVANSDLKQVQYGLSIGGPIVKNKLFFFANFEKDDRTDLGSNGWVPNTNSGAVNESRVLESDLIAVQNALGNLGYDTGRYQGFTYGSESTKGIFKLDWNINDNNRFAVIYNFLNASKEKPAHPTAIGSRGPSFNTLQFENSGYEINNKIQSIQLELNSTLADNVTNKVQVGYTHFDDFRNPMSAPAPIITIQDGSSSNYIIAGHEPFSINNKLDQKVFQLTNNLNIVQGNHTFTVGFSYEKFAFQNSFNLVNYESFNFGIFPYYGIFNPYPDMQTFLDSAQPGGVVEQYLGATQNAYDSFNANGDGNDGGWKLAELNVGQLSFYVQDDWNINDAFKLTYGVRFDKPLYFDTSSLIQKYIDTDNGASRDNSVTYYNPNTNKEVNLSSTQLPNSDWLISPRVGFNWDVKNEGITQVRGGTGLFTGRFPFVWLGNQVSGADDGFFQLIDPDYQWPQVWRTNIGADHRFENGLVLTGDLSYTKDLNAAHVQNWGIRNPSGTLNAPGDNRPVYTASDKGNNAYVFTNSDKGRIINATLKAQKTFNNGLYTSFAYNYLNAKDVNSIEAEITGDAFDFNPNLGNANNDVLSYSKYGDTHRFIGVASKRFTFFGEKAPTTFSTFFEYAQGGRFNYTYAGNINGDPSGQNNDLLYIPTSSEVQQMIFSGPGQAAALEAYIEQDDYLNDNRGDYMDRYGALAPWRGKWDVKFIQELKVSKDNAIQFSVDVLNIGNLINSDWGVIQQPNDLTPLSVAFDTNNDPVFTFDDTLTETFGYDASLLSRWQVQLGLRYIF, encoded by the coding sequence ATGAAAAATTATTTTTTTACAATGCTATTGTGTAGTGTTGTTTCCTTATCATTTGGCCAAGTTACAACCTCCGATATTAGAGGGGTGGTAATAGATGACCAAAGTGAGCCATTGCCAGGAGCCAGCATCATTGCGGTTCATACTCCAACGGGTACAAAAAAAGGAGGAATTTCAAACCTTGATGGAAGGTACAACCTTCTAAATTTAAGAATTGGAGGACCCTATACCATAACCATAAGCTATGTTGGTTTTAAAACTCAAGAAATTACAGACGTATATTTAACTTTAGGGAAAACATTTTCTCTAGACGTAAAAATGATACCTGATGCTCAACAATTAAACGAAGTAGTACTTAAAGGATCAAGTAGAGGTAATGTATTTGGATCAAGTAGAACGGGTGCTGAAACGAGTGTCGGTAAAAGAGAATTAACCACTTTACCAACAATTTCTAGATCAGCGGCAGATTTTACGAGATTAGAACCTTCTTCATCAGGTAATTCGTTTGGAGGGAGAAATGATCAATTCAATAACTTTTCATTGGATGGAGCTATTTTTAATAACCCATTCGGTTTAGATGCTCCAACACCTGGAGGTCAAACAGATGCTCAACCAATCTCTTTAGATGCTATTGATCAGATTTCTGTGTCATTAGCACCTTATGATGTTACGTTATCTGGTTTTACAGGTGCTTCTGTAAATGCAGTAACCAAAAGTGGAACAAATGAGTTTCATGGTACTGTATATTCATTTTATAGAGATGAAAATTTAACAGGATCAAAAATTAATGGTGAAGATGTTGCAAATTCAGATTTAAAACAGGTTCAATACGGTTTAAGTATTGGTGGACCCATTGTAAAGAATAAGTTATTTTTCTTTGCCAATTTTGAAAAAGATGATAGAACTGATTTAGGTTCTAATGGTTGGGTGCCAAACACCAACTCTGGAGCTGTAAATGAGTCTAGAGTATTAGAATCTGATTTAATAGCTGTTCAAAATGCTTTAGGTAATTTAGGTTATGACACAGGTAGGTATCAAGGGTTTACTTATGGATCAGAATCAACTAAAGGTATTTTTAAATTAGATTGGAATATTAATGACAATAATAGATTTGCAGTAATCTATAATTTCTTAAATGCATCTAAAGAAAAACCAGCTCATCCTACCGCTATTGGTTCAAGAGGACCAAGTTTTAATACATTACAGTTTGAAAATTCAGGATACGAAATCAATAATAAGATACAATCTATACAATTAGAATTGAATTCAACGTTGGCTGATAATGTAACCAATAAGGTTCAAGTTGGGTATACACATTTTGACGATTTTAGAAATCCGATGTCTGCACCAGCACCAATTATTACTATTCAAGACGGATCTAGTTCTAATTATATAATTGCGGGTCATGAGCCTTTTTCAATCAACAATAAATTAGATCAAAAAGTATTTCAGTTGACGAACAACTTAAATATAGTTCAAGGAAATCATACGTTTACAGTGGGATTCTCTTATGAGAAATTTGCCTTTCAAAACTCATTTAATTTAGTAAATTATGAGTCATTTAACTTTGGTATTTTCCCATATTACGGCATATTTAATCCCTACCCAGACATGCAAACATTTTTAGATAGTGCACAGCCGGGTGGAGTAGTAGAGCAATATTTAGGTGCTACGCAAAATGCTTACGACAGTTTTAATGCCAATGGGGATGGTAATGATGGTGGTTGGAAATTGGCGGAATTAAATGTTGGTCAATTGTCCTTTTATGTTCAAGATGATTGGAATATAAATGATGCTTTTAAATTGACTTATGGTGTGCGTTTTGACAAACCTTTATATTTTGATACTTCAAGCTTAATTCAAAAATATATTGATACAGACAATGGTGCAAGTAGAGATAATTCAGTTACCTATTATAATCCTAATACCAATAAAGAAGTTAATTTGAGTTCAACTCAATTGCCAAATAGTGATTGGTTAATTTCTCCAAGAGTTGGTTTTAATTGGGATGTTAAGAACGAAGGAATAACACAAGTAAGAGGTGGTACAGGTTTGTTCACAGGTCGTTTTCCTTTTGTATGGTTAGGTAACCAAGTAAGTGGAGCAGATGATGGTTTTTTCCAATTAATTGATCCTGATTATCAATGGCCTCAAGTTTGGCGTACGAATATTGGTGCAGATCATCGATTTGAAAATGGTTTGGTATTAACGGGTGATTTATCTTATACTAAAGATTTAAATGCAGCCCATGTTCAAAATTGGGGAATAAGAAACCCTTCAGGAACGTTGAATGCTCCAGGAGATAATAGACCGGTATATACGGCAAGTGATAAAGGTAATAATGCATATGTTTTTACAAACTCTGATAAAGGTAGAATTATAAATGCTACCCTTAAAGCACAAAAAACATTTAATAACGGATTATACACAAGTTTTGCGTACAATTATTTGAATGCTAAAGATGTAAATTCAATTGAAGCGGAAATTACGGGTGATGCTTTCGACTTTAATCCTAATTTAGGGAATGCTAATAATGATGTTTTATCTTATTCTAAATATGGTGATACGCACAGGTTTATTGGTGTAGCCTCTAAAAGATTCACTTTCTTTGGAGAAAAAGCTCCAACTACTTTTTCTACATTCTTTGAATATGCACAAGGAGGAAGGTTTAACTATACCTATGCAGGTAATATTAATGGAGATCCTTCAGGTCAAAACAATGATTTATTATATATTCCTACAAGTTCAGAAGTTCAACAAATGATTTTTTCAGGTCCTGGTCAAGCGGCAGCATTAGAAGCTTATATTGAACAAGATGATTACTTGAATGATAATCGTGGAGATTATATGGATAGATACGGAGCTTTAGCACCTTGGAGAGGTAAATGGGATGTGAAGTTCATTCAAGAGTTAAAAGTGTCTAAAGACAATGCAATACAGTTTTCTGTAGATGTATTGAACATAGGTAACTTAATTAATTCTGATTGGGGGGTAATTCAACAACCTAATGATTTAACACCATTATCAGTAGCATTTGATACTAATAATGACCCTGTGTTTACATTTGATGATACATTAACGGAAACATTTGGTTATGATGCTAGTTTATTATCGAGATGGCAAGTACAATTAGGATTAAGATATATTTTCTAA
- the rplI gene encoding 50S ribosomal protein L9, producing MELILKQDVANLGFTDDVVSVKNGYGRNFLIPQGYAMLATPSAKKVLAETLKQRAYKEASVIKEAEATAKKLQELEIKIPAKVGTGDKLFGSVSNADVADAINKAGVEIDRKFITVLGGLVKRLGTYNAKIRLHRAVIIDFPFDVIAEGK from the coding sequence ATGGAACTTATATTAAAACAAGACGTAGCTAATTTAGGATTTACAGACGATGTGGTTTCTGTGAAGAATGGTTATGGTCGCAATTTTTTAATCCCACAAGGATATGCTATGTTAGCTACACCTTCTGCAAAGAAAGTATTGGCTGAAACATTAAAGCAAAGAGCTTATAAAGAAGCTAGTGTTATTAAAGAAGCAGAAGCTACAGCTAAAAAATTACAAGAATTAGAAATTAAGATACCTGCAAAAGTAGGTACTGGCGATAAGCTTTTCGGTTCTGTAAGTAATGCTGATGTTGCTGATGCAATTAATAAAGCTGGTGTAGAAATCGACAGAAAATTCATCACCGTTTTGGGTGGGTTAGTAAAAAGATTAGGTACCTATAATGCCAAAATTCGTTTACATAGAGCGGTAATCATTGATTTTCCGTTTGATGTAATTGCTGAAGGCAAATAA
- the rpsR gene encoding 30S ribosomal protein S18: MSSTIEQQAKGGNKAEIRYLTPLDIDTKQKVKYCRFKKNGIKYIDYKDADFLLYLVNEQGKILPRRLTGTSLKFQRKVSQAIKRARHLALLPYVADMLK, from the coding sequence ATGTCATCAACAATAGAACAACAAGCAAAAGGCGGAAATAAAGCCGAGATCAGATATCTAACTCCGTTAGACATTGATACAAAACAGAAGGTAAAATACTGTAGATTTAAGAAAAACGGTATTAAATATATAGATTATAAAGATGCAGATTTTTTATTGTATTTAGTAAATGAACAAGGTAAAATTTTACCACGTCGTTTAACTGGTACTTCGTTAAAATTTCAACGAAAAGTATCTCAAGCAATAAAAAGAGCACGTCATTTGGCACTATTGCCTTATGTAGCTGATATGTTAAAATAA
- the rpsF gene encoding 30S ribosomal protein S6 — translation MNHYETVFILNPVLSDVQVKETVKKFNDYLVSKGAEMIHKEDWGLKKLAYPIQKKKTGFYHLFEFKVAGEVINPFELEFRRDDSIMRYLTVKLDKHAAEWAVKRKERNKAAKN, via the coding sequence ATGAATCATTACGAAACTGTTTTCATTTTGAATCCCGTTTTATCTGATGTTCAGGTAAAGGAAACAGTAAAGAAGTTTAACGACTACTTGGTTTCTAAAGGTGCCGAAATGATCCACAAAGAAGATTGGGGCTTAAAAAAATTAGCTTATCCAATCCAAAAGAAAAAAACTGGCTTTTATCATTTATTTGAGTTTAAAGTTGCCGGTGAAGTTATTAATCCTTTTGAATTAGAGTTTAGAAGAGATGATAGCATTATGCGTTATTTAACTGTAAAGTTAGATAAACATGCTGCTGAATGGGCTGTAAAAAGAAAAGAACGTAATAAAGCTGCTAAAAACTAA
- a CDS encoding sterol desaturase family protein, producing the protein MIFAQTMEIPEIPNLIHYAIPFFAITLFIEVIVDAREKTNSYETKDAITSITMGLGNVFLGLFSKVLVFAAFIFIYNNFRLFTIPFTWWAWVLLLFTEDFSYYWMHRISHTNRFFWASHIIHHSSQRYNLSTALRQSWTGGFMTFIFWLWLPLLGFHPVMILAQMSISLIYQYWIHTERIKKMPNWFEAIFNTPSHHRVHHATNPQYLDRNHAGIFIIWDRLFKTHEPEAEKPIYGLVKNISTFNPLYVAFHEWINLFKDVVHSKTSLKNRFNYLIKPPGWRHDGSGMISDDLRKEWKKNKQK; encoded by the coding sequence ATGATCTTTGCACAAACCATGGAAATACCTGAAATTCCAAACTTAATCCACTATGCCATTCCCTTTTTTGCAATTACATTGTTTATTGAAGTTATTGTAGATGCTCGTGAAAAAACAAATAGTTATGAAACTAAAGATGCAATTACTTCCATTACTATGGGATTGGGCAATGTTTTTCTAGGGCTGTTTAGCAAAGTATTGGTTTTTGCTGCATTTATATTTATTTATAATAATTTTCGATTATTTACCATACCTTTTACATGGTGGGCTTGGGTATTGCTGTTATTTACTGAAGATTTCTCATATTATTGGATGCATAGAATAAGCCATACCAATCGATTTTTTTGGGCAAGTCATATCATACACCATTCATCGCAACGCTATAACTTAAGTACTGCCTTAAGACAATCTTGGACCGGTGGTTTTATGACGTTTATCTTCTGGTTATGGTTGCCGTTATTAGGTTTTCATCCTGTAATGATTTTGGCTCAAATGTCTATCAGTCTCATTTATCAGTATTGGATTCATACGGAACGTATCAAAAAAATGCCCAACTGGTTTGAAGCAATTTTTAATACACCCTCACACCACAGAGTACACCATGCTACAAATCCCCAATATTTAGACCGAAATCATGCGGGAATCTTTATTATTTGGGATCGACTTTTTAAAACGCATGAACCCGAAGCTGAAAAACCAATTTACGGATTGGTAAAAAACATTAGTACTTTTAATCCGCTATATGTAGCTTTCCATGAGTGGATTAATTTATTTAAAGATGTAGTTCACTCAAAAACCTCCTTAAAAAATCGATTCAATTATTTAATTAAACCTCCAGGATGGCGACATGATGGTAGTGGCATGATTTCTGACGATTTACGAAAGGAATGGAAAAAAAACAAGCAAAAATAA
- a CDS encoding TonB-dependent receptor, which produces MKYFLISILFITSFAFSQKKMATDSITKLNEVLLYQKVKIRHLNGIVPSSIITIQSFKNSSPSELSAHLNKISGVYVLSGALNTNRITIRGVGSRTPYGTDKVKLYYNDILVTNGSGFSTIEAYDLENLNAIEVIKGPKGTAFGANLGGAIVLRPNENLDPVTAFQNNVTVGSYGLFKNNLSFNHKTDKLSLDLRYGHLNVEGFRENNQYKRNGILLNTAYVINAKSKLSLLVNHIDYTAHIASSIDLDAFNDDPSQAAFTWKSTKGYEANTYKLTGFSLSHKFSEQLSNTTSVFYTHLDHYEPRPFNILDEITDGYGFRTQFKGDFYLNKKVANYTFGAEVYKDDYNWSTFENLYEENNDAGSLQGTALSLNKEKRSQFSAFGTFTYPFTNGFSAQLGVAINKTSYTYQDLFNSGSENKSGKRSFDAIVLPNLQLNYNFLKNQLLYANVSRGYSNPSLEETLTPEGVINPNIAQETGINYELGSQLQFLSTKLKLNTSIYQMNIKNMLVAQRIGDDQYIGKNAGSTKHQGFELDINYNYLISPKLKLMPTISYSYSNHKFVEFIDNDANYSGNPLTGVPKHRINTNMHFQWLSGLSLNTAYTYVSSIPLTDANTISSASYNLLNITIGYHKQLSKSLSFETSVGIQNVTNTNYAQSILINASSFGGRAPRYYYPGTPLNYYGSLQLRYRL; this is translated from the coding sequence ATGAAGTACTTTTTAATTTCTATCCTTTTTATTACCAGCTTCGCTTTTTCACAAAAGAAAATGGCTACAGATAGCATTACCAAATTAAATGAAGTATTGCTGTATCAAAAGGTCAAAATTAGACACCTTAATGGTATTGTACCTTCATCAATTATAACTATTCAATCATTTAAAAATTCAAGCCCTTCTGAACTAAGTGCTCACTTAAATAAAATTTCAGGTGTTTATGTACTTTCAGGTGCTCTTAACACTAATAGAATTACAATACGTGGCGTAGGTTCTAGAACGCCTTATGGTACTGACAAAGTTAAATTGTATTATAACGATATACTGGTAACAAATGGTTCTGGATTTTCTACTATTGAAGCTTACGATCTTGAAAACTTAAATGCCATAGAAGTTATTAAAGGCCCTAAGGGAACTGCCTTTGGTGCCAACTTAGGCGGAGCAATAGTATTAAGACCTAACGAAAATTTAGACCCAGTTACCGCTTTTCAAAATAATGTTACAGTTGGCTCTTACGGATTGTTTAAAAACAATTTAAGCTTCAACCATAAAACAGATAAACTTTCGTTAGACCTCCGTTACGGACATTTAAATGTAGAAGGTTTTAGAGAGAACAACCAGTACAAACGTAATGGTATTCTTTTAAATACAGCATACGTAATCAATGCTAAAAGTAAGCTTAGCTTATTAGTAAATCATATTGACTATACTGCACATATAGCCAGTTCAATTGATCTCGATGCTTTTAATGATGACCCTTCACAAGCCGCTTTTACATGGAAATCTACCAAAGGATATGAGGCGAATACGTATAAACTCACGGGATTTTCACTATCTCATAAATTTTCTGAACAGTTATCAAATACGACGAGTGTTTTTTATACTCATCTAGATCATTATGAGCCGAGACCGTTTAATATTTTAGATGAAATCACCGATGGTTACGGATTTAGAACACAATTTAAAGGTGACTTTTATCTTAATAAAAAGGTAGCCAACTACACCTTTGGTGCAGAAGTTTATAAAGATGATTATAATTGGTCAACTTTTGAAAATTTGTATGAAGAGAATAATGACGCAGGTAGTTTACAAGGAACTGCACTTAGCCTAAACAAAGAAAAAAGAAGTCAGTTTAGTGCATTTGGAACATTTACTTATCCGTTTACCAATGGCTTTTCAGCTCAATTAGGTGTGGCCATAAATAAAACCTCGTATACATATCAAGATTTGTTCAATAGCGGTTCAGAAAATAAAAGTGGTAAGCGAAGTTTTGACGCCATAGTTTTGCCCAATCTTCAGCTTAATTATAATTTTTTAAAAAATCAGTTGCTTTATGCAAACGTAAGTAGAGGCTACTCCAACCCTAGCCTAGAAGAAACATTAACGCCTGAAGGTGTTATCAACCCCAACATCGCTCAAGAAACAGGAATTAATTATGAATTAGGCAGCCAACTACAATTTTTAAGTACTAAACTAAAACTGAATACTTCTATATACCAAATGAACATTAAGAATATGTTAGTTGCTCAGCGTATTGGTGATGATCAATATATTGGTAAAAATGCAGGTAGCACTAAGCATCAAGGTTTTGAATTAGACATAAACTATAATTACCTTATTTCCCCTAAATTGAAATTAATGCCTACAATAAGCTACTCATACAGCAATCATAAATTTGTGGAATTTATTGATAATGATGCAAATTATAGTGGTAATCCTTTAACAGGTGTACCCAAACATAGAATAAACACAAATATGCATTTTCAATGGTTAAGCGGACTTTCTTTAAACACTGCTTATACGTATGTAAGCTCAATTCCTTTAACAGATGCTAATACAATTTCCAGTGCTTCGTATAATTTATTAAATATCACAATAGGTTATCATAAACAACTTTCAAAGTCTCTTTCTTTTGAAACCAGCGTTGGAATACAAAATGTAACCAATACAAACTATGCACAGTCTATATTAATAAATGCTAGTAGTTTTGGAGGGCGAGCACCACGTTATTATTACCCTGGCACACCTTTAAATTATTACGGAAGTTTGCAATTGCGATATCGTCTCTAA
- a CDS encoding SDR family oxidoreductase, producing MNDIFFKITDKVAIVTGGGGVLGGSISRHLVQAGCKVVILDIREENVKSRVAELEKLGGEVIGFVSNVLDVEEMKVTRKKILDNWGHIDILINAAGGNLPGATLTEEQTVFDMKIEDFEKVTNLNLNGTVYPCLVFGEAMAKQGKGSIINVSSMATLSAITRVPGYSVAKSGIDIFTKWLAMELGTKFGEKVRVNAISPGFFIGDQNRKVLINDDGSYTERSKKVLARTPMKRFGDINELNGMVHFLCSDAASFITGTIIPIDGGFSSFSGV from the coding sequence ATGAATGATATTTTTTTTAAAATAACCGATAAAGTGGCAATCGTAACAGGTGGCGGTGGTGTATTAGGTGGTAGTATTTCAAGACATTTAGTACAAGCAGGATGCAAAGTAGTTATTTTAGATATACGCGAAGAAAATGTTAAATCTCGGGTGGCCGAATTGGAAAAATTAGGTGGAGAAGTAATCGGTTTTGTTTCTAATGTTTTAGACGTTGAAGAAATGAAGGTTACAAGAAAAAAAATTCTTGACAATTGGGGCCATATTGATATCCTAATTAATGCTGCGGGTGGTAATTTGCCAGGAGCCACACTTACGGAGGAACAAACCGTCTTTGATATGAAAATTGAAGATTTTGAAAAAGTAACCAATCTTAATTTGAATGGTACAGTATATCCTTGTTTGGTTTTTGGAGAAGCCATGGCAAAACAAGGCAAAGGCAGTATCATAAACGTATCATCAATGGCTACACTATCTGCAATAACAAGAGTACCTGGATATTCTGTAGCAAAAAGTGGAATAGATATATTCACCAAATGGCTTGCCATGGAATTAGGAACTAAATTTGGGGAAAAGGTAAGAGTTAATGCGATCTCTCCTGGTTTTTTTATTGGTGATCAAAATAGAAAAGTATTGATTAACGATGACGGTTCATATACGGAACGAAGTAAAAAGGTATTGGCTAGAACACCCATGAAGCGTTTTGGTGATATTAATGAATTAAACGGAATGGTTCATTTTTTATGTTCAGATGCGGCTAGTTTTATTACAGGCACCATTATTCCTATAGATGGAGGTTTTAGTTCTTTTAGTGGTGTTTAA